The nucleotide sequence CGGGGAGGGCCGGAGGCCGCTGATATTCTCGCAATCGACCGACATCCTTTAAGTCCCGTCCCGTGAGGCGGGGAAGGAGGTCCTGCGAAGCATGTCTCGCGACCTTTCCGGCGCACGCGAAGTGCTCGACGGCGACGACGTCGCCAGGGCACTGACGCGTATCGCGCACGAGGTGGTCGAGCGCAACAAGGGCGCCGCCGACCTCGTCCTGCTCGGTATCCCGAAACGCGGCGTGCCGCTCGCGTACCGGCTGGCCGAACGCATCTCCGCCGTCGAGGGGGTCGAGGTCCCGGTCGGGGCGCTCGACACCACGATGTACCGGGACGACCTGCGGCTGCGGCCGGCCCGGGCGCTCGAGCACACCGACATCCCGAACGGCGGGGTCGACGACCGCATCGTGGTGCTGGTCGACGACGTGTTGTTCTCGGGCCGGACCATCCGGGCGGCGCTGACGGCGCTCGAGGACATCGGCCGGCCGCGCGCCGTCCGGCTGGTCGTCCTCGTCGACCGCGGGCACCGGCAGCTGCCGATCCGCGCCGACCACGTGGGCAAGAACATCCCGACCAGCCTCGCCGAGAGCGTGAAGGTCCGGCTCACCGAGACCGACGGCCACGACGGCGTCCTCCTCGACAAGCCGGGGCGCACCGACGAACAGCAGGAGGCCACCCCGTGATCCGTCACCTGCTGTCCGCCGGCGACCTGTCGCGCGACGACGCCACGCTGGTGCTCGACACCGCCGACGAGATGGCCCGGCTCACCGAGGGCCGCGCCGTGAAGAAGCTGCCGACGCTGCGCGGGCGCACCGTCGTGAACCTGTTCTTCGAGGACTCCACCCGCACCCGCACGTCCTTCGAGCTGGCGGCGAAGCGGCTGTCGGCCGACGTCATCAACTTCTCCGCGAAGGGGTCCAGCCTGTCCAAGGGCGAGAGCCTCAAGGACACCGCGCTGACGCTCGAGGCGATGGGCGCCGACGGCGTCGTCG is from Jiangella alkaliphila and encodes:
- the pyrR gene encoding bifunctional pyr operon transcriptional regulator/uracil phosphoribosyltransferase PyrR, which translates into the protein MSRDLSGAREVLDGDDVARALTRIAHEVVERNKGAADLVLLGIPKRGVPLAYRLAERISAVEGVEVPVGALDTTMYRDDLRLRPARALEHTDIPNGGVDDRIVVLVDDVLFSGRTIRAALTALEDIGRPRAVRLVVLVDRGHRQLPIRADHVGKNIPTSLAESVKVRLTETDGHDGVLLDKPGRTDEQQEATP